Proteins encoded by one window of Rhodamnia argentea isolate NSW1041297 chromosome 6, ASM2092103v1, whole genome shotgun sequence:
- the LOC115741601 gene encoding SNF1-related protein kinase catalytic subunit alpha KIN10-like isoform X2 produces the protein MEGPSRLTRSSEDPSLKNYKLIRNIGHGAFGKVKAAKHRLTGIKVAIKILKRQKMREKRMEDKVSREIKIGKLLEHPHIIRLYEIIETLTDVYVVMEYAERGELFDYIVENRRIREDEARKFFQQIISGLEYCHKYRVVHRDLKPENLLLDCNGNVKIADFGLSTIMHDGYFLKTSCGSPNYAAPEVISGKLYAGPEVDVWSCGIILYVLLCGSLPFDDESLPNLYNKVKSGVYTLPSHLTTGARDLIERMIVVDPLKRITIPEIRQHPWFLANLPYYLAAALPDITHHMKKVDEEILERTVTLGFDRNHLVQSLQNRIQDDATVSYYMLLDNYFSGNSVYSPELNNSAGLISSALHSDEFSVSVAQQLIEHQTTQSPSVGRWGLGFQFGLQPHHIMVEVLNALRQLNVCWKKIGHYHIKCMWSRGGQIQGLTKNCQCNGLHLGNEPATIQTNHVSQNTVKFELQLYKTCEENYLLDLQRVTGPQVLFIDLCASFLARLQLF, from the exons ATGGAAGGACCCTCTCGGCTAACAAGGTCTAGCGAGGACCCATCCCTTAAGAATTATAAGCTAATAAGAAATATTGGCCATGGCGCATTTGGCAAAGTGAAAGCCGCAAAGCATAGACTAACTGGTATCAAAGTGGCCATTAAGATTCTTAAACGTCAAAAAATGAGGGAAAAGCGCATGGAGGACAAAG TGAGTCGGGAGATAAAGATAGGCAAACTTCTGGAACATCCTCACATTATCAGGCTATATGAGATCATAGAGACCTTGACTGATGTATATGTTGTCATGGAGTACGCAGAACGTGGGGAGTTGTTTGATTATATTGTCGAGAATAGAAGGATCAGAGAGGATGAAGCACGGAAATTTTTTCAGCAG ATCATTTCAGGTTTGGAGTACTGCCACAAATATAGGGTGGTTCATCGAGACCTTAAGCCTGAGAATCTGCTATTGGATTGTAATGGCAATGTGAAAATTGCTGATTTTGGCTTGAGTACTATTATGCATGATGGCTATTTCCTGAAAACAAGTTGTGGTAGTCCAAATTATGCTGCTCCAGAG GTTATCTCTGGTAAACTTTATGCAGGGCCAGAGGTTGACGTCTGGAGTTGTGGTATCATCTTATATGTACTTCTTTGTGGCTCTCTTCCTTTTGATGATGAAAGCTTACCTAACCTCTATAATAAAGTAAAG AGTGGAGTCTATACTCTTCCAAGTCATTTAACAACTGGAGCAAGGGATTTGATTGAGAGGATGATTGTTGTTGACCCTTTAAAGCGGATAACTATTCCTGAAATTCGTCAACATCCTTGGTTCTTAGCAAATCTTCCTTATTATCTGGCTGCTGCTTTGCCAGATATAACACATCACATGAAGAAG GTTGATGAAGAAATACTTGAGCGTACGGTTACATTGGGATTTGACAGGAACCATTTGGTTCAATCTCTTCAAAACAGGATACAAGATGAT GCTACAGTATCATATTACATGCTGTTAGACAACTATTTCTCTGGTAATAGTGTTTACAGTCCAGAGCTCAATAATAGTGCG GGACTTATTTCATCTGCTCTTCACAGTGATGAATTTTCAGTATCTGTTGCCCAGCAGCTTATAGAACATCAGACTACTCAGTCACCGAGTGTGGGAAGATGGGGTCTCGGATTTCAG TTTGGACTGCAGCCTCATCATATTATGGTAGAAGTTCTGAATGCACTACGCCAGCTAAATGTCTGCTGGAAAAAGATTGGACACTACCACATCAAGTGCATGTGGTCTCGAGGTGGTCAAATTCAAGGCCTTACTAAAAATTGTCAGTGTAACGGCCTCCATTTAGGCAATGAACCTGCAACCATCCAGACCAATCATGTGTCTCAGAACACTGTCAAGTTTGAATTGCAG CTGTATAAAACTTGTGAAGAGAATTACCTATTGGACCTCCAGAGAGTTACAGGTCCCCAAGTACTCTTTATTGATCTTTGTGCCAGTTTCCTTGCCCGGCTGCAGTTATTCTAG
- the LOC115741601 gene encoding SNF1-related protein kinase catalytic subunit alpha KIN10-like isoform X1 has translation MSELHEKTMEGPSRLTRSSEDPSLKNYKLIRNIGHGAFGKVKAAKHRLTGIKVAIKILKRQKMREKRMEDKVSREIKIGKLLEHPHIIRLYEIIETLTDVYVVMEYAERGELFDYIVENRRIREDEARKFFQQVAIPVSCCIYLYMHHRFNLFIPNRSLIYLLGSFWKQIISGLEYCHKYRVVHRDLKPENLLLDCNGNVKIADFGLSTIMHDGYFLKTSCGSPNYAAPEVISGKLYAGPEVDVWSCGIILYVLLCGSLPFDDESLPNLYNKVKSGVYTLPSHLTTGARDLIERMIVVDPLKRITIPEIRQHPWFLANLPYYLAAALPDITHHMKKVDEEILERTVTLGFDRNHLVQSLQNRIQDDATVSYYMLLDNYFSGNSVYSPELNNSAGLISSALHSDEFSVSVAQQLIEHQTTQSPSVGRWGLGFQFGLQPHHIMVEVLNALRQLNVCWKKIGHYHIKCMWSRGGQIQGLTKNCQCNGLHLGNEPATIQTNHVSQNTVKFELQLYKTCEENYLLDLQRVTGPQVLFIDLCASFLARLQLF, from the exons ATGTCGGAATTGCAT GAAAAGACAATGGAAGGACCCTCTCGGCTAACAAGGTCTAGCGAGGACCCATCCCTTAAGAATTATAAGCTAATAAGAAATATTGGCCATGGCGCATTTGGCAAAGTGAAAGCCGCAAAGCATAGACTAACTGGTATCAAAGTGGCCATTAAGATTCTTAAACGTCAAAAAATGAGGGAAAAGCGCATGGAGGACAAAG TGAGTCGGGAGATAAAGATAGGCAAACTTCTGGAACATCCTCACATTATCAGGCTATATGAGATCATAGAGACCTTGACTGATGTATATGTTGTCATGGAGTACGCAGAACGTGGGGAGTTGTTTGATTATATTGTCGAGAATAGAAGGATCAGAGAGGATGAAGCACGGAAATTTTTTCAGCAGGTAGCAATACCAGTCAGTTGTTGCATCTATCTATACATGCATCATCGTTTCAACCTTTTTATTCCCAATAGGTCATTAATATATCTGTTGGGTTCGTTCTGGAAACAGATCATTTCAGGTTTGGAGTACTGCCACAAATATAGGGTGGTTCATCGAGACCTTAAGCCTGAGAATCTGCTATTGGATTGTAATGGCAATGTGAAAATTGCTGATTTTGGCTTGAGTACTATTATGCATGATGGCTATTTCCTGAAAACAAGTTGTGGTAGTCCAAATTATGCTGCTCCAGAG GTTATCTCTGGTAAACTTTATGCAGGGCCAGAGGTTGACGTCTGGAGTTGTGGTATCATCTTATATGTACTTCTTTGTGGCTCTCTTCCTTTTGATGATGAAAGCTTACCTAACCTCTATAATAAAGTAAAG AGTGGAGTCTATACTCTTCCAAGTCATTTAACAACTGGAGCAAGGGATTTGATTGAGAGGATGATTGTTGTTGACCCTTTAAAGCGGATAACTATTCCTGAAATTCGTCAACATCCTTGGTTCTTAGCAAATCTTCCTTATTATCTGGCTGCTGCTTTGCCAGATATAACACATCACATGAAGAAG GTTGATGAAGAAATACTTGAGCGTACGGTTACATTGGGATTTGACAGGAACCATTTGGTTCAATCTCTTCAAAACAGGATACAAGATGAT GCTACAGTATCATATTACATGCTGTTAGACAACTATTTCTCTGGTAATAGTGTTTACAGTCCAGAGCTCAATAATAGTGCG GGACTTATTTCATCTGCTCTTCACAGTGATGAATTTTCAGTATCTGTTGCCCAGCAGCTTATAGAACATCAGACTACTCAGTCACCGAGTGTGGGAAGATGGGGTCTCGGATTTCAG TTTGGACTGCAGCCTCATCATATTATGGTAGAAGTTCTGAATGCACTACGCCAGCTAAATGTCTGCTGGAAAAAGATTGGACACTACCACATCAAGTGCATGTGGTCTCGAGGTGGTCAAATTCAAGGCCTTACTAAAAATTGTCAGTGTAACGGCCTCCATTTAGGCAATGAACCTGCAACCATCCAGACCAATCATGTGTCTCAGAACACTGTCAAGTTTGAATTGCAG CTGTATAAAACTTGTGAAGAGAATTACCTATTGGACCTCCAGAGAGTTACAGGTCCCCAAGTACTCTTTATTGATCTTTGTGCCAGTTTCCTTGCCCGGCTGCAGTTATTCTAG
- the LOC115741601 gene encoding SNF1-related protein kinase catalytic subunit alpha KIN10-like isoform X3 encodes MMSRIVFLHASLHVYEKTMEGPSRLTRSSEDPSLKNYKLIRNIGHGAFGKVKAAKHRLTGIKVAIKILKRQKMREKRMEDKVSREIKIGKLLEHPHIIRLYEIIETLTDVYVVMEYAERGELFDYIVENRRIREDEARKFFQQIISGLEYCHKYRVVHRDLKPENLLLDCNGNVKIADFGLSTIMHDGYFLKTSCGSPNYAAPEVISGKLYAGPEVDVWSCGIILYVLLCGSLPFDDESLPNLYNKVKSGVYTLPSHLTTGARDLIERMIVVDPLKRITIPEIRQHPWFLANLPYYLAAALPDITHHMKKVDEEILERTVTLGFDRNHLVQSLQNRIQDDATVSYYMLLDNYFSGNSVYSPELNNSAGLISSALHSDEFSVSVAQQLIEHQTTQSPSVGRWGLGFQVYMIAFCELLNSIFILLDCSLIILW; translated from the exons GAAAAGACAATGGAAGGACCCTCTCGGCTAACAAGGTCTAGCGAGGACCCATCCCTTAAGAATTATAAGCTAATAAGAAATATTGGCCATGGCGCATTTGGCAAAGTGAAAGCCGCAAAGCATAGACTAACTGGTATCAAAGTGGCCATTAAGATTCTTAAACGTCAAAAAATGAGGGAAAAGCGCATGGAGGACAAAG TGAGTCGGGAGATAAAGATAGGCAAACTTCTGGAACATCCTCACATTATCAGGCTATATGAGATCATAGAGACCTTGACTGATGTATATGTTGTCATGGAGTACGCAGAACGTGGGGAGTTGTTTGATTATATTGTCGAGAATAGAAGGATCAGAGAGGATGAAGCACGGAAATTTTTTCAGCAG ATCATTTCAGGTTTGGAGTACTGCCACAAATATAGGGTGGTTCATCGAGACCTTAAGCCTGAGAATCTGCTATTGGATTGTAATGGCAATGTGAAAATTGCTGATTTTGGCTTGAGTACTATTATGCATGATGGCTATTTCCTGAAAACAAGTTGTGGTAGTCCAAATTATGCTGCTCCAGAG GTTATCTCTGGTAAACTTTATGCAGGGCCAGAGGTTGACGTCTGGAGTTGTGGTATCATCTTATATGTACTTCTTTGTGGCTCTCTTCCTTTTGATGATGAAAGCTTACCTAACCTCTATAATAAAGTAAAG AGTGGAGTCTATACTCTTCCAAGTCATTTAACAACTGGAGCAAGGGATTTGATTGAGAGGATGATTGTTGTTGACCCTTTAAAGCGGATAACTATTCCTGAAATTCGTCAACATCCTTGGTTCTTAGCAAATCTTCCTTATTATCTGGCTGCTGCTTTGCCAGATATAACACATCACATGAAGAAG GTTGATGAAGAAATACTTGAGCGTACGGTTACATTGGGATTTGACAGGAACCATTTGGTTCAATCTCTTCAAAACAGGATACAAGATGAT GCTACAGTATCATATTACATGCTGTTAGACAACTATTTCTCTGGTAATAGTGTTTACAGTCCAGAGCTCAATAATAGTGCG GGACTTATTTCATCTGCTCTTCACAGTGATGAATTTTCAGTATCTGTTGCCCAGCAGCTTATAGAACATCAGACTACTCAGTCACCGAGTGTGGGAAGATGGGGTCTCGGATTTCAGGTTTATATGATTGCCTTCTGTGAATTGTTGAACAGTATATTTATTCT TTTGGACTGCAGCCTCATCATATTATGGTAG
- the LOC115741107 gene encoding probable receptor-like protein kinase At5g61350, with the protein MKIPHFFPLSMSTLFFLCLLRFVYFVSAQGSDFPSFSSPIGPYVPPDIYLIDCGSPQQAQLDDGRIFLSERDASPLLRTKQDVLALVDSLSSSETSSYPVSSLPLYRTARIFPDEAIYTFKVSHAGLHWVRLYFHPIPCPTYNLADAVFTVTANELVLLHDFRVTDISKLVFKEYLINVTSSDTVLLKFTSEKSFSFVNAIEFVSAPDSLVSDTATAVLPLGEFTGLTTYDYEVTYRLNIGGPTVSPSNDTLFRTWQPDNTYMTFAEGAQNISVPFGVIKYPNPGATAYIAPPYVYATADQMANSGVNQQNFNLTWKMSVDPSFSYMIRMHFCDIVSKSLNQLYFDVYINGLMGASGLDLSSLTGGLAVPYYKDFVLNASVIRNGSIMIQLGPAATVDPSSPNAILNGIEILKISNSARSLDSDPAAGSSKGRGPRTNKMKIFAAIALATGITAMFLLAKSFLGKKKKRHQTWNHGKSSSWLSPLNNSKAHLLSSRTSYRSSLFSSSKSKSKSGFSSFFASGGFDRSFTFKELQEATQNFDEKAVIGVGGFGKVYLGALEDGKKVAIKRGNPSSQQGINEFQTEIQMLSRVRHRHLVSLIGYCDENTEMILVYEYMANGPLRDHLYGSSLPPLSWKQRLEICIGAARGLHYLHTGAAQGIIHRDVKTTNILLDENFVAKVSDFGLSKAAPNLDQTHVSTAVKGSFGYLDPEYFRRQQLSDKSDVYSFGVVLFEVLCARPAINPALPREQVSLAEWAMQWHRKGMLEKIMDPHIAGKICAQALKKYAEAAEKCLAEYGVERPAMSDVLWNLESALQLEEASTSSGCDPQKGGLQV; encoded by the coding sequence ATGAAGATTCCACATTTCTTTCCACTTTCCATGTccaccctcttcttcctctgcctGCTCCGCTTTGTGTATTTCGTTTCTGCCCAAGGCAGCGACtttccatcattttcttctccCATCGGGCCTTACGTACCCCCCGACATCTATCTCATAGATTGTGGTTCTCCTCAACAGGCCCAGCTTGACGATGGAAGAATCTTCCTATCCGAACGCGATGCATCTCCTCTCTTAAGAACCAAGCAAGATGTGTTAGCTCTGGTCGATTCCTTATCCAGCAGTGAGACTTCTAGTTACCCTGTTTCTTCGCTTCCGTTGTACCGCACAGCGAGGATATTTCCCGATGAAGCCATTTACACATTCAAGGTTTCTCATGCGGGCCTCCATTGGGTCCGTCTCTACTTCCATCCGATTCCTTGTCCAACTTATAACCTCGCGGACGCTGTTTTCACGGTCACAGCCAATGAACTAGTTCTGTTGCATGACTTTAGGGTGACAGATATTTCGAAATTGGTGTTCAAAGAGTACCTCATCAATGTTACTTCATCAGATACAGTGCTCCTCAAATTTACATCTGAAAAGtcgttttcttttgtcaatGCCATTGAGTTTGTGTCAGCACCGGACTCGCTTGTTTCTGATACTGCGACTGCAGTTCTTCCACTCGGTGAGTTCACCGGTTTAACTACCTACGATTATGAAGTAACATACCGGCTGAACATTGGAGGGCCCACTGTAAGTCCTTCTAATGACACACTATTTAGGACATGGCAGCCGGACAACACATATATGACTTTCGCAGAAGGAGCTCAAAACATCTCTGTACCTTTTGGCGTAATCAAGTATCCAAACCCAGGAGCCACAGCATACATTGCTCCTCCCTATGTCTATGCTACAGCAGACCAAATGGCAAATTCCGGGGTAAATCAGCAGAACTTCAATCTAACATGGAAGATGAGTGTTGATCCGAGTTTCTCATACATGATAAGGATGCATTTCTGTGATATAGTGAGTAAAAGCCTCAATCAACTGTACTTCGATGTGTACATCAATGGATTGATGGGTGCATCCGGTCTTGACCTGTCATCCCTCACAGGAGGCCTAGCAGTACCTTACTATAAAGACTTCGTGCTTAATGCCTCAGTGATAAGAAATGGCTCCATCATGATTCAACTCGGTCCAGCGGCAACAGTTGACCCAAGCTCACCAAATGCCATCCTTAATGGGATTGAAATCCTTAAGATAAGCAACTCTGCCAGAAGCCTGGACAGTGATCCGGCAGCTGGTTCCTCCAAGGGACGAGGACCTCGAACAAACAAGATGAAGATTTTCGCAGCCATTGCCCTTGCAACTGGAATAACAGCCATGTTCTTGCTCGCCAAGAGTTTTctaggaaagaagaagaagaggcatcAAACTTGGAACCACGGGAAGAGCTCATCATGGCTCTCCCCTCTCAATAATAGCAAGGCTCATCTCTTGTCCAGTAGAACCAGCTACAGATCAAGCCTCTTCAGCTCCagcaagagcaagagcaagagcGGTTTCTCGAGCTTTTTTGCTAGTGGTGGTTTTGACCGATCATTCACCTTCAAAGAATTACAGGAAGCAACACAAAATTTCGATGAGAAGGCAGTTATTGGAGTCGGCGGGTTTGGCAAAGTCTACCTTGGAGCTTTGGAAGATGGAAAAAAAGTTGCAATCAAGCGTGGAAACCCTTCATCACAGCAAGGCATCAACGAGTTCCAAACCGAGATACAAATGCTTTCCAGGGTCCGGCACCGTCACCTTGTATCACTTATTGGATATTGTGATGAGAACACAGAAATGATTCTTGTGTATGAATACATGGCAAATGGACCCCTCCGCGACCACCTTTATGGTTCAAGCCTTCCCCCCCTTTCATGGAAACAGAGGCTCGAGATCTGCATTGGTGCAGCCCGGGGTTTGCACTATCTCCACACTGGTGCAGCACAAGGCATCATACACCGTGATGTGAAGACAACAAATATTCTCCTGGACGAGAATTTTGTAGCCAAAGTTTCAGATTTTGGGTTGTCTAAAGCAGCACCTAATCTGGATCAGACCCATGTGAGCACGGCTGTGAAGGGTAGTTTTGGTTACCTTGATCCCGAGTACTTTAGGCGACAGCAACTCTCTGACAAATCTGATGTCTACTCTTTCGGAGTAGTGCTTTTTGAGGTACTATGTGCAAGGCCAGCCATAAATCCTGCATTACCTAGAGAGCAGGTCAGCTTGGCTGAGTGGGCAATGCAGTGGCACAGAAAGGGGATGcttgagaaaataatggatCCCCACATCGCAGGAAAAATATGCGCCCAAGCACTTAAGAAGTATGCAGAAGCCGCAGAAAAATGTCTCGCAGAATATGGTGTTGAAAGGCCTGCAATGAGTGATGTTTTGTGGAACCTCGAGTCAGCATTGCAGCTTGAAGAGGCCTCCACCTCCTCCGGTTGTGATCCCCAAAAGGGAGGATTGCAAGTCTGA